The nucleotide sequence TCCTATCCCTGCAGGTAAAGGAGTTTCTGTCTGAGcacaggagcagcagcaggacaTTATCTGCCCCAGAGTCAGGCCAAGGAGGAATACAAATGGATGGCCTTGGGAGAGCCACAGGACGCCGGCGCTCTTATACTGATTCCATGGTTTCTGAGATGCTAAACAACCTGAATCTGGAGGAGAACCCCAGTTCTGTTGCTGAAAAATGTGCAAGCCTTACTGAGAGAAGCAGGGCACAGGGAGAGCAGACTCAGCATGCTAGGACGGCAGGGACATCTTCAGATTCAATGGCCCAACCTGCTCAAACTCCACAGACCTCACCTTTCAGAAACCAGGTGCCCAACCCCACTTTGACTGGAACCTTAGGTCCTGGACCCCATGGGAATCAGGTGAGACACTGGCAGGCCTAGGAGTTACACTAGGACTCCTGTGAATCCTGTCCCCTTGCCAAGGGGAAACTTGGGGCTGAGAGGATGTGCGGCGGGAAAACCAAGCACTAAGACAAGCCTGAGAGCTCTGTGTTGCTTACAGGGAGCTGAGAGACATGACATGAACTGGTTCTCCAGGGCCCCAGGGCCAAATCCAACAGCAGGTACCCACTCTCCACCCCTATCTTTCTCCTGATCAATTCTTCACCAGCTTCTTCCTCAAGACCTACATATAGATCCAGAGTAGCTTGCTGggtggaggggagaaagggcTAGAGGAGATCTAACCCAACCTTTTTATTTCGTAAAAGAAGAAACTGACACCCACTTGGAGAGGATCCCCCTGAGGCCACACAACAAAGCCTAGATTTGTCCCTGGGTGTTCTAACTTTCCCCAGCACCTGCTCTGTGAGCCCCTAGGTAGTCCAGAGGGCCTCCGAGCAAAAAAGATCAGGGTTTCAGACATCAGCGGCCACTCCTCTTAAGCCTCTGCAAACCCATTTCTGAAGAGGCAGCCTGAGAGGAAGGCACAGGGCACACCTCGACACAGCTACTGGCGGGCAGAGACCCCATATTCTACCTCCCAGCTTTGTCTTTCTGGCTGCTAAACtgtcccaccaccaccactatttCTCTCAAAGGGACACCGTCTATTAACTTAAGTCACTGCTCTGCAGTGCAGATTGGACACTACAACCGGATGACTATGCCACAGAGACCTACCTTGTCCAGCCAAGACCTGCCACCTTCGGGCATGGGTAGGGGCCGGCAGCACCCCTGACCCCTGGCTTCAAAAGAAGGCTCCAAAGAACTTGAACCCTGGAGCGGGCCACAGGGCCAGTATAACCATAGTGGGAATTCAAGCACCTTCTAAGCTGCCTCCAGAGGTTGAGGAAGAGCACCACGCCTTGTGGCCCCCTACTTCCTTCAAGGACAGTCCTGCCTGCACCCAGACTGACTGTGATCTGCCCCCCAGATCCATAAATGTGAACCAATAAATGTGATGAAATGTTAGCCAAAGCCTGATGCAGGAGTCTGTGGCtcagccagggcagggagggacaaGAATGGGAGACAGGGTGCTGGCAGTGAGGGAGGGGGAGGCACTGTAGCTCGAACATGGCAGGAAATGGATAatgctgggggcagggagtgggcaaCGGCCTGGCACACAAGGTCAGGGTCCAGCCTGGGCAGGAAGGAATCCTGGAGGCCAGGCTCCCTAGGCAACTCTAATCTCAGGGCGGGAGCTTCCTCCAGAGCCAGGGACCTCACCCTAAGCCTAaactcttggggatagaggctgTGGTCCCTTTTCCTCTTGGCtgctgccaggccctggggaagggGGTGAGCCTCCTTGGGAATTCAGGAATTTGCAGACTCTGGCCCTTCTCCTCTCCTGCACAGTACCCCAGGCTCTCAGAGGCCAGCCCCCTTGCTATCACCCCTCCACACACGCTCACATGCAGGGTGCTTCCTAGGTGTAGGAGCCCTTTTGATTCTCACCTGGTGTCTGGGAGTGAGTGAAAAGTCATGGCTCTGCAGAGCTGCTCACAGATGTGCCCCTCCCATAGAGCTAGGGACAAGAGAGTGTGTCCAGTTAAGATGCTGCCACAACGCTGCCAGCTGGGCGGAGAGGTGAGGAGAATGGGTGCCCCCAACTCTGACCTAGACCCCAGGGCCCATCTGGCATTGGCACTAGGACCCACACTCTTCCCTACATTCCGGCAGGGCTGAAGCCCTGCCTCAGAGTCCCTACATCCAAACGTTCTGCCCCCGTGCTGGCACTTCCCATTTGGTCCACCCTAACTCACCCCTTCGTGTCTCTCCCACGGTCCACCGTCCCCTTCCTTGGGAACACCAAAAGTGTGAGGCAACGGTATTAGGAGAGACAGTCTGAGtgggggaggaggccaggggagTCTGGCTCGGCACGGGAAGGGGCTGGGCAGTCTCATCGAGGAAGTGGGAGGGGGCCAGCGGCGCCGCGAGGGAAGAGCCCGTCTCCAGGGGCTCTGAGCCACTAGCTTAGCGTCAGCGTGACTCTGCATCCAGTCCCCCCTGGGCTCCCTCGCCGGCCCCAGCCCACTCAGCTGCGGCAGCATCGCGGGCAGTGAGTTTGGGGGCCGGGGGGAACCCAGGGCTCCTATGCATCAACCCCAAGTCCCGTTCCCCTGGCGATGAGGCTTTTGCTAGGGCACCTCGGCAGTCTGGgttggagggaagaggagggaaggatcGAAgagtcccccccaccccaccccaccagctAGAAGCGGGCTGGGAGGCGACAGGGAATGCCTGGAAGGAGACTGGATTGCCAAGAGGTTGGGGGCGCTGGGTGAATGTGGCTTGGAGCAAGTGAGGCTCAGTGGGGCCTCCTGGGTCGCAGGAGGTAACCTGGTGCCCGGccgtccccagccctggggatCGGGGCGGGGGAGACCATGGCCCGCCTCTTCAGCCCCCGGCCGCCCCCCAGCGAAGACCTCTTCTACGAGACCTACTACAGCCTGAGCCAGCAGTACccgctgctgctactgctgctggtGATCGTGCTCTGCGCGCTCCTGGCGCTGCTCGCCGTCGCCTGGGCCACCGGCAGGGTGAGCCGCGCCTCTGGTGCGGGACCTCCTCCTGGGCCTCCTCTCTGCTGCGGGGTCGCGGGAGGGCACTGCCTGGGCGCATTTTCGGGGTTGGGATTTGTGGGGTCTTcttttccttgtgttttctttGCTGGGAGCCGAGAAACAGGCGTTGAGCTCTACTACGAACTGTATTGACCcagggcaagtcacttcaccctTCTGGGCCTTAGTCACGGGTCTGCATAGAGAGGTAGCTGAGTCCTGGATCCTTCTCTTTGCTGTCTGCGTTCTGACAGACCTTGGGAGCTTCTGTGGTCTACTGGTTCTACAATAAATCCATCACCGGATTTTCCAATTTTCCAGAGGGGAAATTCTACTAAGGCCCTGGGGAAATTCATTTCCTggttttctctccctttttaggGGATGTGGGGCAGACAAACCCTATAGACTCCCAGAAGgcgcctctctctctgtctctgtctctgtctctctctctctctctgtctctctctctctctctctctcttctttagcATACAATAAACCCATTTCcagtttctgtttggggaggaAGGGGGTCTTCATTTCTGGAAATAGCCTGCTCCGggttttctttttactgcttGGAGGCAAGGTGGGAAAATCGCCGGGCGCGGCCTATCCTTGTTGCTCCACCTCGAAGTCCGGGAAGAGGTGTGGACAAAGGGTGGGGACAGCGGTGACACTGAGGAGCTGAGGCAGGTGGCGAGATCGCAACCCTTACCCGCGAGGGAAGTGCGGGGCGCTGCGGGGCCAGGCGCCCCCTGCTGCCCGAGTGCTGCTTTGCGCCGCTCTCGAAGCTTCTAGCCACAGGCTCCGGGGACCGGGAATATCCCTAGCACATTGGCCAGATTTGGAGACATTCATCCCAAAGTGCCTTCTGTAAGATAGGATCTTTCGCTTGCTTCAGGACCCCAGGCTGGTACTATGATTCCcgtttgacagatgagaaaactgaggctcagaacgGTCATAGATTGACAAATAGCCCATACCGGGAGGGAGCCAGGTCTTCTCGGTAGATGTCCCCGGCAGGCTCGGCCTTCGTGGCTGTATACAAGTAAGACACCAGGTTGAGCCATACGAGACCGCCAACTCTGGATAAAAGCAGTAGAACATAGGCAATTTCAAAAGGTTCAACCTAATATGAATGGCAAGCGGAAGTGCGCTGCCTCATTTTCGTACTTGAATTTGAGACTTTTCAGACCTGGGCCGAGGGGCTGCCAGCTCTTCCTCTACCTAGTTCGTTCCTCCTCGTGGTGGGCGAGCTCCTCAAGCTCCCCATCACGGCCCTGGCTCACGCACCCCTTCCCCACAGGAGCTGGCCTCAGACCCCAGCTTCCTGACCACCGTGCTGTGCGCGCTGGGCGGCTTCTTGTTGCTGCTGGGCCTCGCTTCCCGCGAGCAGCGACTGCAGCGCTGGACGCGTCCCCTGTCCGGCCTGGTGTGGGCCGCGCTGCTCGCGCTGGGCCACGGCTTCCTGTTCACTGAGGGTGTGGTGAGCGCCTGGGACCAGGTGAGGGGGCAGCAGGCGAAGAGGGGGTGGGGATGCCCCCAGCCTCCAACCTGCACCAGGCCATGAGCAGCACGATGCAGGCCTTCAGCTTCCTGTGCCCCGCTCCAGGTGTCCTTTTTTCTCTTCGTCATCTTCACCGTGTATGCCATGCTGCCCTTGGGCATGCGGGACGCTGTGGTCGCGGGCCTGGCCTCGTCGCTCTCGCATCTGCTGGTCCTTGGGCTGTACCTTGGACCTCAGCCGGACTCCCGGCCTGCACTGCTACCGCAGGTGAACACAAAGTAGCACAGGCTGCGCCCAGGGCGGGCTCTGCTGCGCGCTAGTAGGTTCCTCTGGGAGCGAGGGGGTTGCTGAGCTGTGACGACTCCAAGAAACGCCGGACGTGGGACAGAAACACAGACCCACAGTGCCCTTGTGGAGCTGTTAGTGCGATGCCTACTGATACCAGAAGAGGGTTCTGGGCCCACAGGGAAGGGAGTCGTGGTTTGCTTGGGGATCAGAGAGGTGGCAACAGATGTGGAGGATGGAAAATCGGAGCTTGAGTAGTTTCGGGTGAGGGCGTGGGGGTGGGAGGTAAGGATAGTGGGGTGGTAGTCCAGATGAGAAACAGAAACCTAAGCTCACGCTGCAAGGTTTCTAGACCTAAGAGGCGGTGTTGGCGCCGCAGCCCAGCCTGGAGCAGGAAGCGTGGGGAAGGCGAACCGCCTCTGTGGATCCCACGTGTGCGTGGCACCACTTGTCCTGCAACACTTAGGTCTCTAACTGTAAAGCCCAGTTCTTTCCAGCTGGTCTTTGAGCTACCCCACAGCCATCCCCAACCCCATGTGGGTCCGGCACCCTCTGAGACTGGCGCTCACCCACAGCTGGCAGCAAACGCGGTGCTGTTCCTGAGCGGGAACGCGGTGGGAGCGTACCACAAGGCGCTGATGGAGCGCGCGCTGCGCGCCACCTTCCGGGAGGCGCTCAGCTCCCTGCACTCGCGCCGGCGCCTGGACACCGAGAAGAAGCACCAGGTCAGCCCTGCCTAGGAGGCCAGTCCGGACCAGTGCTCCCAGAGAGAGTTGTTTAGATTACATAATGGGGCTTCTTCACAAGCTGAGTGGCTTTGGGCAGGTcctttgaccttctctttcctcttttgtaaaaaatgtggctcttggccgggcgtggtggctcacgcctgtaatcctagcactttgggaggccggggcgggcggattgttcaaggtcaggagttcggaaccatcctgagcgagaccccgtctctaccaaaaatagaaataaattaattgaccaactaaaaatatatatacaaaaaattagccgggcatggtggcgcatgcctgtagtcccagctactcgggaggctgaggcagtaggatcgctgagccccggagattgagggtgctgtgaactaggctgatgccacggcactcactctagcctgggcaacaaagtgagactctgtctcaaaaaaaaaaaaaaaaaatgtggctctTGCCCACCTTGGGAGGTTTTTGTGAGGTTCCAATAAACTGAGGCTTACGAAGGCAATTTAGAACATTATGATATTAAGGGAAGAGCTCTCATTCAGGAGTCGGTACTGGGGTTCAGTCCCAAAAGGTGATCAGCGCAGGATGGGGTGATGGAGCCCTGCTGTGCAAACACAGGACCTAGGGGAGCAGCCTGAAGAGCACTCCAGGGTGGGGCAGTGTGGGCTCCTGAGTGGTCTGGGGGCTGGGGATCCTCACTTTAGGGTGCAGGAGGGTTGGTGCTCATAGTGACCTCCTCCAGGAACACCTACTCCTGTCCATCCTTCCTGCGTACCTGGCCCgagagatgaaggcagagatcatggCACGGCTGCAGGCGGGACAGGGGTCACGGCCAGAGAGCACCAACAATTTCCACAGCCTCTACGTCAAGAGGCACCAGGGAGTCAGGTATGAGGAAGGATGGCTGCAGGGGAGGGCCCTGTGGGCTGAGACGCTGGCCCCACTGACAGCCTGCTGTGTGCAGCGTGTTGTATGCTGACATCGTTGGCTTCACGCGGCTGGCCAGTGAGTGCTCCCCTAAGGAACTGGTGCTCATGCTCAACGAGCTCTTTGGCAAGTTCGACCAGATCGCCAAGGTAAGAGGGTACCTCCCTCCCCAAGCTCCCCTCAAACATCCCATCCTAGGGAGCCCTTTCCAAGGGAAACTCCTGCCTACTCCATAGTCCATGCGGGCTCCCAGATACTCCAGCAGAAGAAGCCCTTTCAAACATGCCCAGTCATAAGGCTGTTCATCACATACCCCAAACCTGGAGAGAATTCTCAACACCTCTACAGATTTCCCAACCAAAATGCTCCCAAATATGCTCAGAACCCCAACATATGTGTCTCTGGACACTACAACCAGATCTAGAGAGATGTTTTGATGCTCTATCCTTGGGAGGCCCTTCCAAGAGAAATTTACACAACCCAGCCCAGCACCCTGCTCAGGTCCCAGGGATGCCCCCAGACAACAAATTATTGGATCTCCCTCTAAGCCCTCAATGCTAAGGCTGCTTCCACATGCCCACATCTGGGCACACCCTACACATGCCCAAACTGGGAAGAGCAACAGACATCCCAGCCCTTGGGAAACCCTCCTGAGACAGAGATCTGCATGGGAAACCTCTGTCAGCCCCAGGTCAAGTGAAGGGGGTCCCTAGATCTGACCTAGACACTTGCAACCTTGGAAGTTCTTTGGGAATACCACACTCGCTCCCCACTTTCCCCAACTCCCTCCTACTCCTCTGGCCTCTAACCAGGTTCTcctacacacccacacacacattcccagGAACACGAATGCATGCGGATCAAGATCCTGGGGGACTGTTACTACTGTGTCTCTGGGCTGCCGCTCTCGCTGCCGGACCACGCCATCAACTGCGTGCGCATGGGGCTGGACATGTGCCGAGCCATCAGGTCAGCttgcggggccgggggcgggcagGAGGAATGCAGAGGATGGATGTGGCATGTGGTGGCGGCAGGCTGGTGAAAGACATTCTTGAAAGAAGGAGGGGTGTGGCACAGGAAGGGCTGAGGACAGGACTCAGATCGTCCCACGCCTACTCTGCTCAGGAAACTGCGTGCAGCCACTGGAGTGGACATCAACATGCGCGTGGGCGTGCACTCTGGCAGCGTGCTCTGCGGAGTCATTGGGCTGCAGAAGTGGCAGTATGATGTATGGTCCCACGACGTCACACTGGCCAACCACATGGAGGCAGGTGGCGTACCAGGGTGAGACCTGGGCCCTCGGTGGTTACAGCAGGAAGCCAACCAGGCAGCCCACATGCCGCCACCCTTTTCTCAGTTCCTTAAGATGGACACGATCCCATGTGGGGCTCAGGGAGATtctggggtgcagggagaggaGCTGGGAGGCACCTCCTGTAACACGGGGCCTTTCTTGAAGTCAGACCTCCAGGAATGATCTTAGAGAGAAATGACAGGTTTGGAGGCCTTCCTGCTGACTCCCACTGCCCACTCCTTGCAGACGAGTGCACATCACAGGGGCCACCCTGGCCCTGCTGGCAGGGGCTTATGCTGTGGAGGATGCAGGCACGGAACACCGGGACCCATACCTTCGGGAACTAGGGGAGCCAACCTACCTGGTCATCGATCCCCGGGTAAAAGCTCAGCCTGCCCCCCAGGGGCTGGCCCATGCAAACCACTCCACAGCCAACAGGCTTGATCTCTCCTGTGCCAGAGATTGAGTTCCTGGGTCCTAGTGGGGGTTGGGGACAGAAGCCTCAAAGGGGTTTGAGGAGAATGGGAAATTGTCTGTGATCCTGACTCTCAGCCCTCGTGTGCCCCAGGCCAAGGAGGAGGATGAGAAGGGCACTGCAGGAGGGTTGCTGTCCTCTCTTGAGGGCCCCAAGCTGCGCCCATCACTACTGATGACCCGCTACCTGGAGTCCTGGGGTGCCGCCAAGCCTTTTGCCCACCTGAGCCATGTAGACAGCCCTGTGAGCACCTCCACCCCTCTCCCGGTATGTGTACGTTCATTGCAAGCTCCAGAGTTTAGGTAACCCCGCTCTTGTCCTCAGGCATACTCCCAGCCTCCTCTACCCCCACCATCAGTGAGTCATTCAATAATTTGCAACATCCTAAGGTCCTGAACTGTCTAGTCACCCTAGTCACTGGTTCAGGCCCCTGCTTGCCCTTCCTTCTAGATAAAGAGCAGAGATCACGGCTGTCCAAACTGACCTCAGAGAAGTTTCGGGATCCCCATAGACACCATGTCCATTGCTTGCAGCCTCCACTCAGAGAGCCCCTTCCCCTGACAATACAAAGGCAGTAGACCCCACTTCCTCCCGACTCTGACTCCAGTGCTGCATTCCCATGCCCCGGCAATGTCTCTGTTTAGCTCAATTCCTGCAACTGCATGCTCTCTTCCTCAGTCCCCCCAACACTGGGGAGTGGAGGGAGCTGTTGGCAGCAGTGGTTCCAGAAAGTACTTAATCCCAAGCCTTACCATGGGGCGGGGAAGAGGTCAGAAGGGTTCCACTGGcaagagggagaagaaggaaagcaCCACGGCCAAGAAGACTTTTGCAGGATGAGActccagggtgggggtggagtggcGTGTGGGGTTTGCTATGACGACCTTGACCTCGGGTGCAGCTCCCGTGGTAGGCATGCCCGCCAGGGCCCATGCTAGACTTCCTGCCATTCGTCACTGGTGTGCAGGCTAGGAAGTATCAGGACGGAGGAGCGGGACCCCTTGTTCAAGAGTATATCCTGAGGCAGGACCTTACCAGCCCAGAAAGTCACTTCTCAGCTCCTGAAGTTCCAGGGGCTCAGTGAAATGTTAGAAATCCTGAGAATCACCACCAGCTTACTCTTAGATAATGGGGAACTTCGAGCGGTGGGGCATTGTTTGTGCTGGTGTGTACCATTCGTCCTTTCCTTCCTTCCGCATTTTTTTGAATACCTACTCTGTGGCAAGCAATAGGCTATAGCAATGAATAAGATGTTTCCCATCTTCAAATAGCTTACAGATGTTGGGGAGCAGGTAGGTAGTTTGAAAAAATTAGTCCCAGACATAGATGCATAGATGAGCCCAAATCTAGAACTTACCATTCCCTCTCAgtatgtctctctccctctcccatgcACCAGGTTTCGGTTTGGGGGTTGAAGTGACCCTGTGACTCTGCCCCCTTCACATGAgccaaggggaggagggaggaatggtCACTATGCTTCTTGTGCTAGACAGCGGCCCGCAAAGCTTCATTCTCTCGGTTGCTCTATCTGCctgctcctttcctttctctacaTACACTGTGTTCATTTTGGTGGAGAGAACGACTATAGTCAGGtttatttcccttcctcttcccctttcttctccATTCTTCGGTCATCTGCCCCCACTACCTCCCGGCCCAGCACGGTTGACCTCAGGAGAGATAAGAGAGACAGGAGTCAGAATGTTCTGCATTGTTACTTCAACTTAAACTAACAAGGATTTTTTGGGCGTCCAAGGGTGATGGGAAAGTCCTGCGTTTGGACTGTGTGCAGCCGTAAGGGAAGGTGGGGCAAAGAAGGCACAGGCCACTATAGAAGACGGAGTGGCCCAGTAAGTGACAGAAACTATGAGGAAATAAAGGGCAGAAAGACCCTGAGGTCTAAAGAGTCTGGAGGACCCTTGAAGGAGGAAATGGGGTTTGAACTTCCCCTTCAAGGGCAGTTGGGAattgggagagaaagagagacagagagagaggaacccGCGCTGTGGAATGCGCATGTCAGGGACACAGTGCAGGTCACAGCCTGTTTCCCCCATGCGCAGCGctcaaccccaccccaccctgtgcTCTCCCAACAGGAGAAGGCCCTGGCTTCCTTCGGCCCCCAGTGGAGCCTGGACCGGTGAGGGGACCTGAGTGTGTCTGGCGGTGGGGACGTCTGGATGACCCACCTCCATCCCCCTGGGGGGCTGCTCCTGCAGGTAGCCCAGACCCCTTTGAGGGTCTCTGTGGTGACAGGCGTGGCTCTCACGGTGCAGGGCCCGCAGCCCCCGGGGACTGGACGATGAGCTGGACACTGGGGATGCCAAGTTCTTCCAGGTCATCGAACAGCTCAACTCTCAGAAGTAAGAAGAGCAAAGAGGGCGGGGAGGGCcgggcggggcctggggctcaCGGCAGAGGAGGGTGGCAGAGGAGGGCGGCGCTCCCTGAGGGCCTGGccacccctcctgccctgccctcccctgtcctgccctctcctctctgtgCTCACGTCCCCCACTTCTCACCAGACAGTGGAAGCAGTCAAAGGACTTCAACCCGCTGACACTGTACTTCAGAGAGaaggagatggagaaagaggtggctggtgggggtggggggcacaaaAGGATTTCCCAGCTTTAGTCCTTGGCCCTGAGGAGGGCTCAGCCCTTGCAGTCTCCCCAGGTCTGCTCAGTCTGTGATCCTAGGGTGAGGAGTTTGTGCCTCTCTCCTAAAGTCTCCCTATAGCTTGAGTTACTGGGTGGTGGTGAGAGGCGGGAGCTGGTGGGGGCTACATGGAACTgacctggagggtggggtggtgAGGCTGCGGAACCACCCTTGCCTGGAAGTGCCGCCTTTGAGATGAATCGCA is from Microcebus murinus isolate Inina chromosome 6, M.murinus_Inina_mat1.0, whole genome shotgun sequence and encodes:
- the ADCY4 gene encoding adenylate cyclase type 4 produces the protein MARLFSPRPPPSEDLFYETYYSLSQQYPLLLLLLVIVLCALLALLAVAWATGRELASDPSFLTTVLCALGGFLLLLGLASREQRLQRWTRPLSGLVWAALLALGHGFLFTEGVVSAWDQVSFFLFVIFTVYAMLPLGMRDAVVAGLASSLSHLLVLGLYLGPQPDSRPALLPQLAANAVLFLSGNAVGAYHKALMERALRATFREALSSLHSRRRLDTEKKHQEHLLLSILPAYLAREMKAEIMARLQAGQGSRPESTNNFHSLYVKRHQGVSVLYADIVGFTRLASECSPKELVLMLNELFGKFDQIAKEHECMRIKILGDCYYCVSGLPLSLPDHAINCVRMGLDMCRAIRKLRAATGVDINMRVGVHSGSVLCGVIGLQKWQYDVWSHDVTLANHMEAGGVPGRVHITGATLALLAGAYAVEDAGTEHRDPYLRELGEPTYLVIDPRAKEEDEKGTAGGLLSSLEGPKLRPSLLMTRYLESWGAAKPFAHLSHVDSPVSTSTPLPEKALASFGPQWSLDRARSPRGLDDELDTGDAKFFQVIEQLNSQKQWKQSKDFNPLTLYFREKEMEKEYRLSALPAFKYYAACTFLVFLSNFIIQMLVTNRPPALAITYSVTFLLFLLLLFVCFSEHLTRCVLKGPKMLHWLPALSGLVATRPGLRVALGTATILLVFAMAITSLFFFPASLDCPFRTRNVSSMTFNLSWELPGSLPLISVPYSMHCCVLGFLSCSLFLHMSFELKLLLLLLWLVASCSIFLHSHAWLSDCLIARLYLGPLDSRPGVLKEPKLMGAMSFFIFFFTLLVLARQNEYYCRLDFLWKKKLRQEREETETMENLTRLLLENVLPAHVAPQFIGQNRRNEDLYHQSYECVCVLFASVPEFKEFYSESDINHEGLECLRLLNEIIADFDELLSKPKFSGVEKIKTICSTYMAATGLNATSGQDAQQDAERSCSHLGTMVEFAVALGSKLDIINKHSFNNFRLRVGLNHGPVVAGVIGAQKPQYDIWGNTVNVASRMESTGVLGKIQVTEETAWALQSLGYTCSRRGVIKVKGKGQLCTYFLNTDLTRTGPPSATLG